The following are encoded in a window of Deltaproteobacteria bacterium genomic DNA:
- a CDS encoding GGDEF domain-containing protein produces MDFSIFDNSFDIVIVYDSKGFIKYGNSAFYLFAGLSPARVIDKMDLGKIFLSFDEVPLHLPYFTQIKDPTTIKVVNFKSKNNEKGLGQYSVTPLENELKLFFFKDLTIEEDLHKKYRREMTLKDKKIEEMDSLIQLLQNTRLVKESKKIMEEFAKHLLNHFGIGIGFLKTSEGEILKVINSKQIGFTSSYDPLVQWIHWLHPVKKYSYYKGQELQEVLKTFYPNLYSLVIIPIDAQSKDSFEVFIPFPSEDKSENFDHDQVVTLADQMKLLLQNMTLERLSIFDDLTKLHNSRFFREKLDEYTSHYEKLNLMILDIDFFKKINDTYGHLGGDAVLIQVGKILKGFQNKEILVSRVGGEEFAILAPNQTLEETEKLAQKISQEIRQTLIPYDGHQIKITMSFGISNWNPGFYSVRDFYKKADEALYQSKTNGRDRVTVLTCTNVKQIK; encoded by the coding sequence ATGGATTTTTCAATATTTGATAACTCTTTTGATATAGTTATTGTTTATGATTCTAAAGGTTTTATTAAATATGGTAATTCCGCCTTTTATCTTTTTGCTGGATTGTCTCCAGCGAGAGTTATTGATAAGATGGATTTGGGAAAAATATTTTTAAGCTTTGATGAGGTGCCGCTTCATCTACCTTATTTTACTCAAATTAAAGATCCTACCACCATAAAAGTTGTTAATTTTAAGTCCAAAAATAATGAAAAAGGACTTGGTCAATATTCGGTGACGCCCTTAGAAAATGAATTGAAACTTTTCTTTTTTAAGGACTTAACCATTGAAGAAGATTTACATAAAAAATACCGCAGAGAAATGACCCTCAAAGACAAAAAAATTGAAGAAATGGATTCCTTGATTCAGCTTCTTCAGAACACCAGGCTAGTTAAAGAATCAAAGAAGATCATGGAAGAATTTGCAAAACATCTATTGAATCATTTTGGTATTGGAATTGGTTTTTTGAAAACGTCTGAAGGTGAAATTCTTAAAGTTATCAATTCAAAGCAAATTGGTTTTACCTCCTCCTATGATCCATTAGTTCAATGGATCCACTGGCTTCATCCCGTAAAAAAATATTCATATTACAAAGGGCAAGAGCTACAAGAAGTGCTGAAAACTTTTTATCCTAACTTGTACTCACTAGTTATTATTCCCATTGATGCTCAAAGCAAGGATTCCTTCGAGGTTTTTATCCCTTTCCCTTCTGAAGACAAATCTGAAAATTTTGATCATGATCAGGTGGTGACACTGGCAGATCAAATGAAGTTACTTCTGCAAAACATGACTTTAGAACGATTATCCATCTTTGACGATCTCACGAAGTTACATAATTCTCGATTCTTTCGTGAGAAATTAGACGAATATACAAGTCATTATGAAAAGTTAAATTTAATGATCTTAGATATCGATTTTTTTAAAAAAATTAACGACACCTATGGCCATTTGGGTGGAGATGCTGTTCTTATTCAGGTTGGAAAAATTCTGAAAGGATTTCAGAATAAGGAAATATTAGTCTCTCGCGTTGGAGGCGAAGAATTCGCCATCTTGGCCCCGAATCAGACTTTAGAAGAGACAGAAAAACTGGCACAAAAAATCTCTCAAGAAATTCGTCAGACCCTTATTCCCTACGATGGTCATCAAATTAAAATCACAATGAGTTTTGGAATCAGCAATTGGAACCCAGGATTTTACTCGGTCCGTGATTTTTACAAAAAAGCCGACGAAGCCTTATATCAAAGCAAGACCAATGGCCGGGACCGAGTCACTGTTTTAACCTGTACCAATGTGAAACAAATAAAATGA
- the dnaJ gene encoding molecular chaperone DnaJ has product MSTNRDYYEILGVSRDADTETIKKSYRKMAMQYHPDRNPDNKEAEEKFKEAAEAYDILGTPEKRSQYDRFGHAAFKQTGGRGSHPGFENVEDIFSNFGDIFGDIFGMNSGGRSRRSRNEPRKGSDLRYIVEISLKEVITGFEKEIEFETEVGCKECHGSGAEKGSHAETCSMCAGAGQVISRQGFFSMQTPCPQCRGEGTLIKKPCRTCKGTGRSSKSKKIQVTIPAGVDNGTRLRISSEGEGGFKGGPPGDLYVEVRVKEQENYERHGNDLHSILKVPYVLLLLGGEVEVSTLTSKEKIEIPKASQPGSQVKLREHGFPSIRSQRRGDMYFHLEAEYPKKISSEEEKHLKEIAKLYHIEAHDTKSGFFAKKK; this is encoded by the coding sequence ATGTCCACAAATCGTGATTATTATGAAATTTTAGGTGTTTCTCGTGATGCAGATACTGAGACGATTAAAAAGTCTTATCGTAAAATGGCGATGCAATACCATCCAGATAGGAATCCAGATAATAAAGAGGCTGAAGAAAAGTTTAAGGAAGCGGCTGAGGCCTATGATATTTTAGGAACTCCAGAGAAACGATCTCAATATGACCGTTTTGGTCATGCCGCTTTTAAACAAACCGGAGGAAGAGGCTCACATCCTGGATTTGAGAATGTAGAAGATATTTTCTCTAATTTTGGTGATATTTTTGGCGACATTTTTGGCATGAACAGCGGAGGTCGATCGCGACGTTCCAGAAATGAGCCGCGCAAAGGTTCTGATTTAAGGTATATAGTTGAAATAAGTTTAAAAGAAGTGATTACGGGATTTGAAAAAGAAATCGAATTTGAAACAGAAGTGGGCTGTAAAGAATGCCATGGTAGTGGAGCTGAAAAAGGAAGTCATGCAGAGACCTGCTCTATGTGTGCTGGAGCTGGCCAGGTCATTTCACGGCAGGGTTTTTTTTCCATGCAAACGCCTTGTCCTCAATGCCGGGGTGAAGGAACTTTAATTAAAAAACCATGCAGAACTTGTAAAGGTACCGGCAGAAGTTCGAAATCAAAAAAAATCCAGGTGACAATACCCGCGGGTGTAGATAACGGGACTCGCTTAAGAATTTCCTCTGAAGGAGAGGGGGGCTTCAAGGGTGGGCCTCCAGGCGATTTGTATGTAGAAGTGAGAGTTAAGGAACAGGAAAATTATGAACGTCATGGAAATGATTTGCATTCCATTTTAAAAGTCCCTTATGTGTTATTGCTTTTAGGAGGAGAAGTGGAAGTTTCAACGTTAACTTCTAAAGAGAAAATTGAAATACCTAAGGCTTCACAACCTGGGAGTCAGGTGAAACTTCGTGAGCATGGATTTCCCTCCATTAGGTCGCAACGTCGAGGAGATATGTATTTCCATCTCGAAGCTGAATACCCTAAAAAAATCTCATCCGAAGAAGAAAAACATCTTAAAGAAATTGCTAAATTGTATCATATCGAGGCTCATGATACTAAAAGTGGTTTTTTCGCAAAGAAAAAGTAA
- a CDS encoding ATP-dependent Clp protease adaptor ClpS, whose protein sequence is MKTIFSQNDKNLPYSPEGDGSVQIIPKSVPKTDTPKMFSVILINDDYTPMDFVVLILKKFFNKTEEESIKVMLDVHQKGAGVAGVFTLEIGEMKVMQTNQFAQMNQYPLKSTLEEVT, encoded by the coding sequence ATGAAGACAATTTTTTCACAAAACGATAAAAACTTACCTTACTCTCCAGAAGGCGATGGGTCGGTTCAAATTATCCCAAAGTCTGTTCCAAAGACAGACACCCCCAAAATGTTTTCAGTCATCTTAATCAATGATGATTACACGCCCATGGATTTTGTGGTTTTAATTCTAAAAAAGTTTTTTAATAAAACGGAAGAAGAATCAATTAAAGTCATGCTGGATGTCCATCAAAAAGGGGCAGGGGTTGCCGGTGTATTTACTTTAGAAATTGGTGAGATGAAGGTCATGCAAACGAATCAATTTGCTCAGATGAATCAATACCCCTTAAAAAGTACCCTCGAAGAGGTTACTTAG
- a CDS encoding TlpA family protein disulfide reductase — protein MGAHLKAILSVVVVMLISFLGVYFYLGESKILQKETQKVNDEVSLTLPQEKIKLMDGGGLSPSEFKGKIIILNFWASWCAPCIEEVPSLIELTKKNNHVIVLAVSGDKNKEDIRAFIKSFPEFNKEPFYQVWDNNEKWLKSFHIIKLPESFIFNSKGEMVKRISGTINWNTADSLSYFSSLD, from the coding sequence ATGGGGGCTCACTTAAAAGCTATTTTGTCTGTGGTTGTAGTCATGCTTATAAGCTTCCTTGGAGTTTATTTCTATTTAGGCGAAAGTAAGATTCTTCAGAAAGAAACACAGAAAGTAAATGATGAAGTCTCTTTAACTCTTCCACAAGAAAAAATAAAATTGATGGATGGGGGGGGCTTGTCGCCTTCCGAGTTCAAGGGAAAAATTATTATTCTTAATTTTTGGGCCAGTTGGTGTGCGCCCTGTATTGAAGAGGTACCATCCTTAATTGAATTAACAAAAAAAAATAATCATGTTATTGTATTGGCTGTTTCAGGAGACAAAAATAAGGAAGATATTAGGGCTTTCATAAAGTCATTTCCAGAATTTAACAAGGAACCATTTTATCAAGTTTGGGATAATAATGAAAAATGGTTGAAAAGTTTTCATATTATAAAGCTGCCAGAATCTTTTATCTTTAATTCGAAAGGTGAAATGGTGAAAAGGATATCTGGAACTATAAATTGGAATACAGCTGATTCCTTGAGCTATTTTAGCAGTCTAGATTAA